CCAGGCAGCTATGACCCCATATTCGAAAATGTTCATTTTCAAATTGATACAGACTGGAAGTTGGGCTTTACGGGGCGAAACGGTCGGGGGAAAACGACATTCTTAAACCTGTTGCAGGAGAAATACGAATACAGCGGTACGATCTCCACACCAGTCGTCTTTGATTATTTTCCGTTTCCCGTCGAGCACCCGGAGTATTTGACCTTAGACGTCGTCGAAGAGATCGTGCCAAGCTATGAGAGCTGGAAGTTGATGCGCGAACTGAACCTGCTTAAGATTTCAGAAGACGTGTTGTACCGGCCATTCGAATCGCTGTCCCAAGGGGAACAGACGAAGGTATTGCTGGCCGTGCTATTCATCCAAGACAATCGATTTCTGCTCATCGACGAACCGACCAATCATCTCGACTTGCACGCACGCAAGCTTGTCGCCGATTATCTGAATACGAAGCGCGGTTTTATTCTTGTTTCACACGACCGGGCTTTTCTCGACCGCTGCGTGGATCATATTCTATCGATCAACAAAACGAATATCGAAATCCAAAAAGGCAACTTCTCCAGTTGGTGGACGAACAAAACTCGCCAAGATACGTTCGAAATGGCACAAAACGAAAAGCTGTACAAAGACATACAGCGTTTATCTGCTTCTGCTAAACGTACTAGCGGCTGGTCTTTCGAGACCGAAAAATCGAAGAACGGCACACGAAACTCCGGCTCCAAGCTTGACAAGGGATACGTCGGGCATAAGGCAGCGAAAATGATGAAACGCTCGAAATCCATCGAACAGCGGCAACACGCCGCTTTAGAGGAAAAATCGAAATTGCTCCGAAATATCGAACAGTCAGAAAGCCTTGCGATCTCTCAGCTCGTGTATCCCAAATCGGAACTGGCTATGCTGGATCACGTCACGATTTACTACGGGGAAAGAGCGGTTTGCAAGAACATTTGTCTGACGATCGAACCAGGAGATCGGATTGCAATTTCAGGTCCAAATGGTTCAGGTAAGTCTAGCTTGCTTCGCCTGCTGAACGATGAGACGCTACATTATACAGGTACGTTTCAGCGGGAGCCGCAGCTTCGCGTTTCCTATGTATCCCAGAATACTTCTCATCTGCGAGGAACGCTTTCCGATTATGCAGCAGAGCACAGAATTGACGAAAGCTTATTTAAGGCCGTGTTACGTAAGCTAGATTTCGCCCGCATCCAGTTTGAGAAGGATATATCGGCGTTTAGCGGCGGGCAGAAGAAGAAGGTTCTAATCGCGAGAAGCCTATGTGAGGAGGCTCATCTGCATATTTGGGACGAACCGCTCAACTTTATCGACGTGATTTCCCGGATGCAAATTGAGGAGCTGTTGCTTGAGTACACGCCGACCATTGTATTCGTGGAACATGATCGGGAATTTCATGACCGTGTCGCCACGAAAACGATTGAACTCGGTGGAGATTAGAAATTTACAAAGTGACTTGGAGTAAGACATGATTTAAACGGCAGAAAGCTTTGCACAACAACTTTTATGAAAAGGGAAGCGATTGAACTTAAGGGACACGAGAGTTCAATAGAACATCGGCAGTCTAGGATTTTATTTTATTTTCTTATCCATGGCTGCCGATTCTTTCTATTGGGGGCATTCTAATAGTTATTTCACTAAGACTGAGAGCTATATTATTCTACAGCGGGTTTTGCTTCCATAATATCGTCTCCCCTTATAAAAGAGTAAAAACCTCTCCAAACTGAAGCGACCCCTGTCAAGTGGACAGCTATCAAAAAGCAATATTTAAGTGCTCTGCCTCCCTCACGGTAGCCAACGAAAAATGACATCTGGCAAGAATATCTTTAAATGGTGATTTCCGGAGGACTTTTTTGTGCTTTAAATAACTTCGCAAGTGCTCCTCTTATGAGCCAGATGCTTCATTTGATTTTAATTCATTCTTTGCAACATGTATTAGAGCAGCCAACGATGTGAAAATCCACTTTTCCCGATGCCAGAGCATTTGCGCAGAAAATGATATATCCGGTAAATCCTATGGTAAAGCAACCAAATTTGTTCTCTGTGAAAGTCATCAACAATCAATGAGGAACGAGATGCCAGCAGATGATCTGGAGATACCACCATTCGAAATGACTCATCTTTTAAAAACTCTGAATGAAGGTCTTTGGCTACAACGAATCCATCCAATACAAAAACGACATCCGCAAGCCCTTCTCTTAGACTGTGTCTATACCGGCCAACAATTTTTGCCGTATGCCACTAAAAAAGCTTCTACTATTGTAAACATAGTTGAAATAAATTGATATAAAAACATCTTTTGGAAGGTGTGTACATATAAATCGTGGAATAGCAACATATTACAGTTAACCGCTATCTAGAAGGGAACTGTATTGCTATGGTTGACAAGTTAAAAAAATGGCTGTTTAAGCAGCCTTCACGATCTAAAAATGGCACGAGCTCTGAACCAGTTAATGATAAAAAATCGACTGAGTTATCCAAGGAACTGAGTGGCACGCTTAAGGACAACGTGACCTTGCTGAAGCAGGAAATAGGACATAGCACGGATTTCATTCTTCGTTGTTTGAACGATAAACAGGGCAATCCGGTTCTCGCTGTAGGTTTTCTTCAAGGCCTGATTGATCAGCAAATTTTAACGACACTGCTGGAGGAACTTACTGCAGGTATTCGAAATGGGGATCTCTCCGATCGTAATGTTGAAAGTTGGTTGATGGATCGTATTCCTATTGGGGGCATCACTTGCCTTAAAAATGAGAAAGCACTTATCCATGCCGTTCTTTATGGACAGGTGGTTCTCCTTGTCGAAGGCAGCACCAAGGCCTTTGCTGCTTCTATGAGCGGGGGGGCTAAAAGAGCGGTTGAGGAGCCAACATCGCAGACAGTAATTCGCGGTCCTAAAGAGGGGTTTACAGAGGATATATCCACCAATATCGCACTCCTCCGGAGAAGGATCAAATCAACTGAACTCCACTTTGATTCTCGAATTATCGGATCATACACGCAGACGAAGGTATCGGTGGCATATATTCGAGGCATTGCAGATCCAGAGGTGGTTAAGGAAATCTCCAGACGATTAGATTCCATTAACACGGACAGTATTCTCGAAAGTGGATATATCGAGGAATTTATTCAAGATGGGGTATGGACCCCCTTTCCAACCATATATAACACTGAGCGCCCGGATACTGTAGCAGGCAGCTTGCTTGAGGGGTTAGTAGCGATATTGGTTGATGGGACTCCATTTGTATTGATTGCTCCTGTAACCTTTTTTCGGTTCATCGCATCCAGTGAAGACTACTACCAACGTTATGATCTGGCATCTTTTCTTCGAATCGTTCGAATGGCATCCTTTTTCTTGGCATTGCTATTACCCTCATTCTTTATTGCAACAACAACGTTTCACCAGGAAATGCTGCCTACAACAATGCTCATCACTTTGGCTGCGCAGAGAGAGAATACACCATTGCCAGCCCTGCTTGAAGCAATGCTAATGGAGCTGACCTTTGAGGTTATTCGCGAAGCAGGAGTACGAATGCCGCGCGCCGTAGGGCCTGCAATCTCTATCGTTGGGGCATTGGTTCTTGGACAAGCTGCTGTACAGGCGGGATTGGTTTCTGCAGCTATGGTGATTGTGGTTTCATTCACAGCTATCTGCAACTTTGTACTACCTGCGATCAATATGGCGGGGGCTGTTCGTTTGCTCAGATTTGGACTCATGCTGTTAGCGGGTTTATTTGGATTATACGGCGTTTTGGCCGGCTTGGTTCCCATCCTCGTTCGATTAGTATCTGTGAATTCGTTCGGCGTTCCTTATATGATGCCGCTCGCACCTTTCTATACGAGCAATATGAAAGACCTGTTTGTGCGTGTACCTTGGTGGAAGATGAAGAAACGGCCGAAAATGATTGGGGATGTCAATCCAGTAAGACAGGCAACGGAACAGGAATCATTTGCAGAACAAGCGGGGGAACACAGCCGAGATCCCATGGCGTAAGGAGGAACCGATATGTCCCAATTAGGCAGATTTATTTTGGCCTTGGTCATATTATTCATTTTGGCGGGTTGCTGGAACCGAGTCGAACTGAATGAGCTGTGGGTAACTGCGGCTACAGGAGTAGATATGATGGACGACGGACAGTGGATGATGTCCTATCAGATTATTATTCCCTCCGCCCTTGCAAGTGGTACCGGAGGAGGAACGGGAGGGTCTTCTCAACCGGCATCCCATGTATTCTCAGTAAAGTCCAAAACCTATAACCAGGCGTTATCGTACAGCAATTTAAAAACATCAAGACAAATCTACATAGCACATAATCGTGTTGTATTTATCGGTAAGAGAGCGGCTGAGAAAGGAATGGACCGTTTAATTGATTTTTATCTTCGTAATACGGAAGCAAGGGAGATGGTAACTATGATTGTAACGGACGGCTTAGCATCCGATCTATTAAAGAAATTACTGCCGCCTGAAAAACTTCAAGGCGTCGCCATGGCTGAATTAGTCGACAAAGAGAGTGATATTTTATCGGTGTTTCCGAAAGTTAGGGTTTATGATTTCGTATTAAGCATGAACTCGGATTCCAAATCTATTGGAGTACCGGTCGCCGAGTTGACCGGAGAAGGGGACTATCAGGATGTGAAGGAAGCAGAGAGTCTGGATGTCTTCAAAAAAACCTCGGCCCCGCTCAAACTGGCATTGACTAAATTGGCGGTATTCCAAAAAGGAAAGCTCAAAGGGTTTCTCAACAAGGAAGAGAGTCTGGGTGTATCTTATCTGTCTCAAAAGATTAACAACAGCGAAATTTCGTTCCCATGCAGCAAACAGCCCGGTAGGGAAATGTACTCTTCCATACTAGTAAACTCTGCTAATGTAAAGCTTACACCCAGAAAAACCAGTTCTCATTACACTATGCAGGTTGGAGTGAAAATTAATGGGACTTTAAATGAAACTACATGCACTAAGGATATTTCCAAGACGAAGACCATACATGATCTGGAAGAAGAGATTGCAAAAGAAGTGACCAGTACGATAAATAAGGGCTGGGCTAAACTTCAGGAACTTGGTGTAGACGCAACTGGTTTTGCTGACCGGATTCACCGGAGGTTCCCAAGGGAGTGGGGAACGGTGAAAAAAGACTGGGATCAGGAATTCAAGAAGATAGAACTGGACATTCGAGTGGATGCACGGATTCAGCGTCCTGGCCTCCTACAGAAGCATATCGGAAGTCAAACCTAACCCATTTTGTATAAAGGGGCTTTAAAAGTATGAATAAAACCGTCACCAGGGTATCCGGGTTAGCTATCGCTTTTTCCTTGTTTCAGGTTGGCAGTACAACCTTATTCCTCTTGGGAGCTACAGCCAAGCAGGATGCATGGCTAGCCATGCTGATCGGCGCACTTGTAGGCTTCGTCTTGCTAATCATGTATTTATACATGCATAAACTTGATCCACATCGAGATTTGTACGAGCTCCTATGCCATTATTGGGGAAAATGGATAGGTAGTCTGGGTGGTCTTCTGTTCATCAGTTACTTTGCTTATGAAGCTTCCAGGAGTGTCAGGGACATTGGTGAGCTCGGCGCATTGACATTACTTAACAGAACTCCTACCGAAGTTATTACGTTTATAGCGTTAATTGTCTGTGCCGATGTAGTGTGGTTTGGACCGAGGGTCTGGTTCCTTCTATGTCATATCTTCCTTCTTCTATTGGTTTTTGGTTATGGCATTTTATTATTGCTTACTCCTTTTACAGGACTCATTCACTTTGAATTTTTATTTCCTGTATTGGAGAATGGTCTAACTCCCGTAGTGAAGGCTGCCATTCCCGAGATCGTGTCTTTTCCCTTCGGGCAGACGGTTCTTTTTCTTGTGCTGTTCAAGATTGTTACGGATAAACGTAAATTACAGCGGTCAATCGTCATTGTTTACTGGATCACTGCTGTGTTCCTTATTGTAATGAATGAACTAACAATCCTGGTTTTAGGTCCGGAATGGGCAGCATCAAGCACCTATCCCTTATTTGAGGTTACACAACTAATTCAGCTACCGAAGATCGTTGAGAGAGCTGATGTCCTGTTTTCGATGATTCTATTTATTGGAATCGGAATCAAAACGGCTGGTTTTATGTTTGGTGCCGTCATTGGGCTTCAAACGATAACCCCCTTTAGATATAAGCCTGCTTTACTGTTGCTAAGTATCATCATATACGCCCTTACGTTTCTCTCCTCTAGGTTAACCGAATTTTTGTGGTTCGGTCTTCATGTAGCCTTGGTTCGAGTTTGGCCTATCTTTCAGATTGCTCTGCCTGTCCTCCTTTTCCTGACCATGCTAATTCGGAAGAAAAAGAGAAGGACTTATAGTTAGCTATAGCCTTCTCAACACTGTCTAATTTCTTCTTTGTCTTAGCCACATTGGATTCTCTAATGACTAATGTTGAAGAACTTACTGATGTTTTCGACAATTTGTCAGCAATCTTTAGCTTCATGATTCGATTGCCTTTGCTGTTTTACTATGCTGTGCCTTTACGCTTACCACTATGGCATTTTCAGAAAGAGAATTTCCATTTACCTTGAAGGTGTCTTGGTTTATCTCACCAATGGGCCATATCCCCTAGAGCCCCAAGGGGTTTCACTATTTAGTAAAGTACAGATATTGATCACGTTCCCACTGGTGAACTTGTGTGCGATACAGATACAAGTAGCTCCGGCAAATCTCCATTAGTGTGATTCAGGTCAATTATTTACGCCCGCTGATGCTTTTTTGACAGCCAGTTAAAAATGCCTCACTGATTGGAGTTACTTGGAACTGTTCGCCCTACCAATGTCCATCTTTGACGCTAACCGATGCCGGATGGACTACATTCGCAAACTACTATAAATACAGAATAACGTCTGACTTATCCAGATTTACTATTGATCTTCGTGCGAATAAATTTCTTTTTTAAATGCCACAACAAAAAGAAGGTAGGAAAAGTTTCCTAACCTTCTTAGCATTCATATTTCAATGTTTGAATAATATCATTGTTTTTTTACAATGTTACTGCGGATTTACCATTTTAACTTTAAAGATAGGCTTTGGAGTAGTGATAGTGTTTAATGGATCTTATTACTGCCACTACGTTCTCTTGCCATGCTATACAATCCCTCCCCCATAAATTCGTCTGCTTACTATAAGTGAATTAGACAAACTGACGATATGAAATCGTACAGTCTTTTCTAAAGCGGCTACATATAATGTTCTATATATCATTAAAAATGGCTTAAACGGTCAACTTTAATATAGTAAGAGTAGTATTGGTAAAGTTATGAAGTTGGGCTGGGGTTGCATTTGCATTTACCAATTGAATAGTTGTAGGAACGACCCCTACAGTAATAATGACTTCTGCCGAAATTGGTCCGCCACCGTTACCCGTGAAGGGAACAGGAGTAACAGGGATTCCATTTACGGTAAGGTTAAAGGCAGCATCACCTTGGTTATGAATTGTAAAATCTATTAGATAGCTTCCCGTTTCGTTGATTGTTATCGTTGTAGATGGAGGAGTGAAAGTAAATGCACCTCCAACATTAGCCAAAACTCCAGTAAAGGTAATTGGTGAGTTACCCGGAACTGTGTCCGTTCCCGTACCAGGATCTGCTCGGAAGACACTTAAGAAGTCTGATATCCCGCCGCCTGCTGGCCCTGCTGCCCCCGTTGCTCCTGCTGGTCCTACCGCTCCTGCCGGTCCCACTGGTCCTGCTGGCCCAACTGCTCCTGCGGGTCCTGTTGGTCCGGGAATTCCTTGAAAACCTTGTAGCCCTTGCTGGCCTTGAGCACCTGGAACTCCCTGTGGACCCGGCAGTCCCTGCGCTCCCTGCGGTCCCTGAGGTCCTTGAGGTCCTTGAGGTCCTCGGATCCCTTTAACAATAACTTTCGGTAAAACTTTGACCTTTTTAACTACACATCTTCTAAATTTTCTCCGATGCATTTTCTTTTGCCAATAATAATGTCTAAACATAATTAATGATCACCTCCGAAGTCTAGTCAAAGTAGCTTATTGTGCAATTAACCAAAAAGATTGGGCTGTTGACTTGATCTTGGGAAAATAGGCATAGGTCTGACCCTATCGTGTTAGATTATTACTGCTTATCCTTCTAAAGCTTAATAGCCCTACTATCAACCGATCCAGCCCCTGCACTGTATGTATCTTTCTATTTCCAGCTTGCAAAATCTTTACCCAAAAAAGGAGATGAGATAATGACTAGATTGTTAGATGCTCGAACATCTCAAAACGCAAGTTACGGTAATACGATCTCAATCTCCATGCCAGCCAATACTCCTGTTGCCATCGCAGAGCTTGGCTTAGACGTGACGGGCGCTGGGGAAAATATGCGTGTACAATTATCAGGGATTGCTGAGCTTTCATTTCCCACTACTCCACCTTTTGACTCCGTTATTGCTATTTCTATTGTTAGAGGCACTCTCGACTCTCCTGTTGCATACGCCCTTTACTCTGTTAGTGTCTCCGAAGCAAACCCAAACGCTGTACAGGTCGTTACCATTAATGCATCCGATTACAATGTCCCTCTACCACCATCAAATGAATTGGTGTATACCTTATATTTATTTTGCACAGCGGATGCCACCCGAATAGGAATAGAAAGTTTTAATGCGGTTGCCTATTCAGATTAAAATTACACCATCATATGGAGGGCAAAGCCCTCTTTTTTTTCCATCTGTCCTTGAGGGACGACACTTTCCATCTGTCGTTCTTTTTTTTGGTATAGTTTACTTAAGGAGTTGATCAAATGGGATTCATGCTTATTTTTATTGCGATTATTTTTTTCTCACTTGGTATTTTGAGTAAATGAAACCCCACTTGAGGATGGCGTGCAAACGAAGCCTGGAAGATCAAAGGTGACTCAGAACCAAGCGACGCTTACATTGACGGCATGAAATTTAGAGGCTCTGTATCTATACTCTTTGGGTCCTTCTTTTTAGTATGTGGACTTTTGGTTATCTTCCTATAAGTTCCACTACTTGTTACCAATCACCAAAATACCATATCGAAACGGAATTTGCTGTTTGGCTGATGCTCCTCAAATATCATTTAGCATATTTTCAAAACAGAAATCTGTCTCTCATCCAAAGCTTCCAGTAATCGATTTTCCTTAATCTTCTGAGACCGACCTGCCGCTGTAGTAAGCTGCAGTAAGTAGTAAAGATCATTTTTCTCGCATAGTATTTAGTCATCAAACCAGCCATCCTATAAGGAAGAACAATGTAAAACTCGACTCGTCACTCTCGAGAGTGAGTGGTTTAGAAGTGCCAGTATACCCGGGTGTAATGACTTGTTTTCTTTCTAAGTCTTCAAGGCATCCAACACATATGGATTGTCAACACTAAACTAGACAATTTTTTTGTGGTGTCTCTGCTTGAACTCAGCTGGACTCAAGTAATCCAGAGAACCGTGAATCCGAATATGGTTAAACCAGTGTACATAGCCATGTAATTCTGTGGTTAGCTCAGCAAGACTTTCAAAATGACGTTTCTTCACAAATTCCGTTTTGAAAATTTTAAAAGTAGCTTCCGCAACGGCATTGTCATAGGGACAGCACTTCATGCTCAAAGAACGCTCAATCTGAAAAGCCTTTAGCGCATCGTCGATGAGCTTATTCTTGAATTCATTGCCTCGGTCGGTATGGAAGAGTTGAATGTCATTCAGGTTGCCCTTAATTGAAGCCAAAGCACGGTAAACCAGCTTGGCCTCCTTGTGAGGGCCTGCACTGTAGCCAATAATCTCGCGGTTAAACAGAACTACAAAGAAGCATACGTAGTTCCAATATGAACCCACTCGGACGTACGTCAGATCGCTTACGACGACAGACAACGCTTGCTCTTGTTCAAATTTCCGGTCCAGTACATTCGCTTGCTTGGCTTCATTGCATCTCGTGGGATGAGGCTTGTACTGAGCAACCGTATACGAGGAAACCACCCCGTATTCCTTCATGATTCGTCCAATACTCCGCCTGAATACCGTAGAGCCTTGCTGGTGTAACGCTTTTTTGATCTTACGCGTACCGTAGTTTTGACGGCTGCTTTGAAAAATGTCCATAATCAGGGAGGGAAGCTCACCCTCCGATGTCACTTCTACTTTGTTTTCTTCATAATAATAGGTGCTTCTCGGGAGTTTTAGGACGTCGCACATTGCTGATACCGAGTATTTATGTTTATTCTGGCGAATGACATTTACTTTCGTCCCATGATCAGCGCGGCTTGCTTTAATATATCATTCTCCATGAGCAGTTGCTTGTTCTGTTTTCGAAGTTCGAGCAGTTCTAATTCCTCTGGAATCCGGTTGTCTTTCTCTTTGAAGGATCCAGATGTGGAACTCTGTTTCACCCATTTATCCAACGATGAAGGATTCAAATCATATTCTTGAATGATATCCTTTCGTGCTTTGCCACTTTGATAGAGCTGAACCATCTACGCTTTAAATTCAGCGCTAAAGGTACGTCTTTCTTTTTTAGTCATGATCCGTTTGCTCCTTCTAGGTTGGTCTGTAGTCTACTATATTAGACCACAATTTTTCTGTCTAGAAGAGTGTAGCCGATCCATCCCATCCAAATTGCTTTCTAAGCGTCAGCACCTTGGAACAAGAAAAGACGAGCCATAGTAGCTCGTCATTGTTACTACTGATTTTAAATTGTTTGGCCAATTACACTGTACTCATAAAGTCGAATCTTCAGTAACCTGTGGCTGAGTCCTTTAAGCATTACAACCCCCAAGTATCATAAGCAGTATAAATAGTACGAGAATAACCCCGACACTGGTAAACATGCCGCCATAACCAACTCCATCAGTCCCACTATTTGTATGGGGATGAGTTTTTCAAATTGATTAATATCGGTAGTCTTTCTCATCTCCAGTATTTCCACTGTACCTATGGGCGTGAGGAATTCTACCATTTACTGTTGTATACCCTTCAAAATGATGGTAATGCCCACCACCTGTCAAGTGAATGGCTGGTCCTGTAGTACCTCTAATTAGATGCGTATGTTGATCGTTAAATGATGTTTCTGCATAATAATTATGAACATGCGGAACACCACTTGGAGCTGGTTCTGTTACTCCAGCGTAATGGTGGTAGTGTCCTACATCAAGTGATGTATTCCCACTAAAAGGATGTACGTGAACATTAACTGGTCTACCGTCTCACGAACTAATAAAAAGCTTATGCGAATGGTTAGATTCGGAATCACGGGAATGAACAACAAAACCTGTTATTGGTATTTCCATCAGTAGCCACCTCTCTTTATCAACTGCCATATACTATGAAAGAGGTAGTGTAAATGTTCAAAAGGCTATTTGAGTTGAGTTGGTTTCCACTATTCGGGTAGCAGGATAACAGGCTGTC
The Paenibacillus peoriae DNA segment above includes these coding regions:
- a CDS encoding BclA C-terminal domain-containing protein — translated: MFRHYYWQKKMHRRKFRRCVVKKVKVLPKVIVKGIRGPQGPQGPQGPQGAQGLPGPQGVPGAQGQQGLQGFQGIPGPTGPAGAVGPAGPVGPAGAVGPAGATGAAGPAGGGISDFLSVFRADPGTGTDTVPGNSPITFTGVLANVGGAFTFTPPSTTITINETGSYLIDFTIHNQGDAAFNLTVNGIPVTPVPFTGNGGGPISAEVIITVGVVPTTIQLVNANATPAQLHNFTNTTLTILKLTV
- the abc-f gene encoding ribosomal protection-like ABC-F family protein is translated as MPAIQVTNLTFAYPGSYDPIFENVHFQIDTDWKLGFTGRNGRGKTTFLNLLQEKYEYSGTISTPVVFDYFPFPVEHPEYLTLDVVEEIVPSYESWKLMRELNLLKISEDVLYRPFESLSQGEQTKVLLAVLFIQDNRFLLIDEPTNHLDLHARKLVADYLNTKRGFILVSHDRAFLDRCVDHILSINKTNIEIQKGNFSSWWTNKTRQDTFEMAQNEKLYKDIQRLSASAKRTSGWSFETEKSKNGTRNSGSKLDKGYVGHKAAKMMKRSKSIEQRQHAALEEKSKLLRNIEQSESLAISQLVYPKSELAMLDHVTIYYGERAVCKNICLTIEPGDRIAISGPNGSGKSSLLRLLNDETLHYTGTFQREPQLRVSYVSQNTSHLRGTLSDYAAEHRIDESLFKAVLRKLDFARIQFEKDISAFSGGQKKKVLIARSLCEEAHLHIWDEPLNFIDVISRMQIEELLLEYTPTIVFVEHDREFHDRVATKTIELGGD
- a CDS encoding IS3 family transposase (programmed frameshift), whose product is MVQLYQSGKARKDIIQEYDLNPSSLDKWVKQSSTSGSFKEKDNRIPEELELLELRKQNKQLLMENDIFKASRADHGTKVNVIRQNKHKYSVSAMCDVLKLPRSTYYYEENKVEVTSEGELPSLIMDIFQSSRQNYGTRKIKKALHQQGSTVFRRSIGRIMKEYGVVSSYTVAQYKPHPTRCNEAKQANVLDRKFEQEQALSVVVSDLTYVRVGSYWNYVCFFVVLFNREIIGYSAGPHKEAKLVYRALASIKGNLNDIQLFHTDRGNEFKNKLIDDALKAFQIERSLSMKCCPYDNAVAEATFKIFKTEFVKKRHFESLAELTTELHGYVHWFNHIRIHGSLDYLSPAEFKQRHHKKIV
- a CDS encoding Ger(x)C family spore germination protein, with the protein product MSQLGRFILALVILFILAGCWNRVELNELWVTAATGVDMMDDGQWMMSYQIIIPSALASGTGGGTGGSSQPASHVFSVKSKTYNQALSYSNLKTSRQIYIAHNRVVFIGKRAAEKGMDRLIDFYLRNTEAREMVTMIVTDGLASDLLKKLLPPEKLQGVAMAELVDKESDILSVFPKVRVYDFVLSMNSDSKSIGVPVAELTGEGDYQDVKEAESLDVFKKTSAPLKLALTKLAVFQKGKLKGFLNKEESLGVSYLSQKINNSEISFPCSKQPGREMYSSILVNSANVKLTPRKTSSHYTMQVGVKINGTLNETTCTKDISKTKTIHDLEEEIAKEVTSTINKGWAKLQELGVDATGFADRIHRRFPREWGTVKKDWDQEFKKIELDIRVDARIQRPGLLQKHIGSQT
- a CDS encoding GerAB/ArcD/ProY family transporter, which encodes MNKTVTRVSGLAIAFSLFQVGSTTLFLLGATAKQDAWLAMLIGALVGFVLLIMYLYMHKLDPHRDLYELLCHYWGKWIGSLGGLLFISYFAYEASRSVRDIGELGALTLLNRTPTEVITFIALIVCADVVWFGPRVWFLLCHIFLLLLVFGYGILLLLTPFTGLIHFEFLFPVLENGLTPVVKAAIPEIVSFPFGQTVLFLVLFKIVTDKRKLQRSIVIVYWITAVFLIVMNELTILVLGPEWAASSTYPLFEVTQLIQLPKIVERADVLFSMILFIGIGIKTAGFMFGAVIGLQTITPFRYKPALLLLSIIIYALTFLSSRLTEFLWFGLHVALVRVWPIFQIALPVLLFLTMLIRKKKRRTYS
- a CDS encoding spore germination protein, producing the protein MVDKLKKWLFKQPSRSKNGTSSEPVNDKKSTELSKELSGTLKDNVTLLKQEIGHSTDFILRCLNDKQGNPVLAVGFLQGLIDQQILTTLLEELTAGIRNGDLSDRNVESWLMDRIPIGGITCLKNEKALIHAVLYGQVVLLVEGSTKAFAASMSGGAKRAVEEPTSQTVIRGPKEGFTEDISTNIALLRRRIKSTELHFDSRIIGSYTQTKVSVAYIRGIADPEVVKEISRRLDSINTDSILESGYIEEFIQDGVWTPFPTIYNTERPDTVAGSLLEGLVAILVDGTPFVLIAPVTFFRFIASSEDYYQRYDLASFLRIVRMASFFLALLLPSFFIATTTFHQEMLPTTMLITLAAQRENTPLPALLEAMLMELTFEVIREAGVRMPRAVGPAISIVGALVLGQAAVQAGLVSAAMVIVVSFTAICNFVLPAINMAGAVRLLRFGLMLLAGLFGLYGVLAGLVPILVRLVSVNSFGVPYMMPLAPFYTSNMKDLFVRVPWWKMKKRPKMIGDVNPVRQATEQESFAEQAGEHSRDPMA